The sequence TGTAGTTTTTAGCTTTTAATTGATCCAGGCTTACAATGAAATGCGAGTTTAATACAAAACGAGGTTTGTTCCAAATCTTACAAAGTTCGTTTTCAAATTCGCTCACTAATAAAATGACTTTTAAAGCCACTTCCTTAATGGTGTTGATTTCATTAAGGCGTTTAGCGTCAAATTCAGTCATTTCTTTAAAAAGGTATTCAAACAAATACAAATCCAATTGCTCTTTTAAAAACCCTAGCGCGTTTTTATGGATAAAATAATCCATACTGCCTTGCTTTTTGAATTTTATAAACGCTTTTTTTAACACTTCTTCATCAAGTTTGACGCCTTGATTGAAACAACCTTTTAGGATTTCACTTATTTTTGTTTGATTCCCTTGACTACTGAGGGTAACGCTAAAATTTAGGGTGTTAGTTTTTGTGTCTGTATCTTTGAGAGTAAAGACTAAATCTATTTTTTCATTATTCTTTTTGCTTTCTAATGAAGAAGTGTCAAAATTAAAAATAATGTTTTCTAATTCAAAGCAAAAATCCTTATAATTCGTTTCGCTTTTCACGTAATAAAGATCTTTAGTTTTATAAAATAAGGCGGTGTCTTTTTTAAGGGAGCATTTTTCATAATCGCTTTTAGTATAAAGGCTATCATAAAGGGGCGTGTCGTTGAAATAAATCCCTCCATTAGCGCTCAAATAACGCTTGAAAAAGCTATAGAGTTTGTCAAACAATTCTTCTTTAAGATCGTTGTTGTTTTGGCATTTACAATCAATGAGTTTTTCTAATTCTTGTTTTTTTCTTTGATAATACTGGCTCTTAGCCTTCAATAGATTGAGCATGCCATTTTTTACCGCTCTAGGGGTAGGATCTAAAAGGCTTTCTTGCTTGTCTTCAATCTTAACGCCTATAAAAAGGTTTTCTAAAACTTCATAAAATTGCGCTTCGTTCGTTTTCATTATAACGCTCCTTAAAAAACATAAGAAGTGTTATAACAAAGCCCGCTCATTAAGCGCTACAATACCCCCATGCAAAAAAAGATTTTTTTACTAGAAGACGATTACCTTTTAAGCGAGAGCGTTAAGGAGTTTTTGGAGCATTTGGGCTATGAAGTGTTTTGCGCTTTTAACGGGAAAGAAGCTTATGAAAGGCTCTCTGTTGAGCGCTTCAACCTCTTGCTTTTAGACGTGCAAGTGCCTGAAATGAATAGCTTGGAATTGTTCAAGCGCATCAAAAACGATTTTTTAATCTCTACGCCTGTGATTTTTATCACCGCCTTACAGGATAACGCTACCTTAAAAAACGCTTTTAATTTAGGAGCGAGCGATTATTTGAAAAAGCCTTTTGATTTGGACGAATTAGAAGCACGCATTAAAAGGTTTTTCAATGATGAACCCATAGAAATCATGCCTAACATTTTTTACCACCAAAATTGCTTGAGTATCAGGGGCAAAAAAGAGATCTTGTCGCCCAAAACCGCCCAACTTTTAGAATATTTTTTAGAGCATAAAGGGCAAATCATTAGCTCTCAAGCGTTAGAAAATAATTTATGGGAGCAAGCTATTGATGATTCCACCTTGCGCACTTATATTAAAGTGTTGCGCAAGCTTTTAGGTAAAAATTGCATAGAAACGCATAAGGGGGTGGGCTATCGCTTTAACCCACTATGAAAAAAAATCCCTCAAACTCTTTTTAGGGACTTATTTAGGCTCTTCGTTTGTGTTGATGCTAGTGATTAGCGTTTTAGCGTTTAACTATGAAAAAAACGAAAAAATCAAAATGATACGCATGGACATGGACAAAATGGCTTCCAAGATCGCTAACGAAGTAATTGCTTTGCACATGCAAACGCATGGGGATTATCAAAACGCTTTAAACGCTCTGATTTCACGCTATAAAGACGCTTCCATAGCCCTTTTTGATAGTAAAAAGCGTGTTTTGTATTCTAATATCCCTGAAAGCGCGGATTTGATTAAAACTCATAAAGAAGCGGGCTTTTTTAGTTTCAAGGGAGAGTATTACCTGTTTAGCGATGAAACTTTCGCTCACTTAGGCGTGGCTAAAATGCTTTTTAAAAATTCTAAACCCCTTCATTTTTTTTCTTTGTATCGTAACATTGTTTTAGTGTTTGTCGTAGCGTTTTTATGCGTGATAGGGGTTTCTGTGTTTTTAGGGCGTTTGTTTTTAAAGCCCATTAGGAATGAAATCACCCGTATTGATCATTTTTTAAAAAACACCACGCATGAATTAAACACCCCCATGAGCGCCTTAGTCTTGTCTTTAAAAACCTTAGAAGACAACCAACAACACCGCCGCATTAAAATCGCTATCCAGCGCATGAGTTTTTTATACCGCTCGCTCTCGTATTTAGTGATGCAAGATATTGAGCGCGAATCCCTTATGCTTTTAGACTTAAAAGCCCTAATTACCAAAGAAAACACGCTTTTTAGCGAGATGATAGACTACCACAAGCTGGAATTTAAAAGCGATTTAGTGGGAGTGGAATTTAAGGCTAAAGAGCAGGATTTCATTTCGCTTTATAGCAATTTGCTCATGAACGCGATCAAATACAGCGTCATGCATGGGTATATCCACATAGAGCTAACGCATGCGTTTTTGAAAGTGAAAAATTTAGGGTATGAAATCCCTAAAGACAAGATCGCAGAATTAAGCGTTCGTTATGCGCGTTTCAATTCTAGCGTGTTGGGTTATGGTATAGGGTTAGATTTAGTGAAAAAAGTGTGTGAAAAGTATAAAATGCGTCTAGAAATTCATAGCGAACCCTCTTCAAAAGGATCGTTTTATGAAAATTCGTTTTGCGTCCAATTTCAAGGATGAAGATGCTTTCAGTGTATGAAAAAGTGAATGCCCTAGACAAAAGGGCGATTGAAGAATTGTTTTTAAGCGAAGACATTTTAATGGAAAACGCTGCTATGGCTTTAGAAAGAGCGGTTTTACAAAACGCTTCTTTAGGCGCTAAAGTCATTATCCTTTGTGGGAGCGGGGATAATGGGGGCGATGGCTATGCTCTAGCTAGGCGTTTAGTGGGGCGTTTTAAAACGCTAGTCTTTGAAATGAAACCAGCTAAAAGCCCCATGTGCCAATTGCAACAAGAAAGGGCTAAAAAAGTAGGGGTAGTCATCAAAGCATACGAAGAAAACGCCCTTAATCAAAATTTAGAATGCGATGTTTTAATAGATTGCGTGGTAGGGAGCGCTTTTAAGGGCGAATTAGAGCCGTTTTTAGACTTTGAAAGCCTTTCTCAAAAAGCACGCTTTAAAATCGCTTGCGACATTCCTAGCGGGATAGATTCTAAAGGCAGGGTGGATAAGAAAGCGTTTAAAGCGGATTTGACTATCAGCATGGGTGCTATTAAGTCATGCTTATTAAGCGATAGGGCTAAAGACCATATAGGGGAATTGAAAGTGGGGCATTTAGGGGTTTTTAATCAAACTTATGAGATCCCAACAGACACTTTTTTACTGGAAAAAAGCGATTTGAAACTGCCCTTAAGGGATAAAAAAAACGCTCATAAAGGCAATTACGGGCAAGCACACATTCTTTTAGGCAAGCATAGTGGGGCTGGATTATTGAGCGCTTTAAGCGCGTTAAGTTTTGGATCTGGAGTGGTGAGCGTTCAAGCGTTAGAATGCGAGATAACTTCCAGTAACAAGCCTTTAGAATTGGTTTTTTGTGAAAATTTCCCTAGCCCATTGAGCGCGTTCGCTCTTGGCATGGGGTTAGAGGGTTTCCCAAAGGATTTTAACAAGTGGCTTGAATTGGCCCCATGCGTTTTAGATGCGGGCGTTTTTTATCATAAAGAGGTCTTGCAAGCCTTAGAAAAAGAAGTCGTTTTAACCCCTCACCCTAAAGAGTTTTTATCGTTATTAAAATTAGTAGGGATCAATATAAGCATGCTAGAATTATTAGACAATAAACTAGAAATCGCAAGGGATTTTTCTCAAAAATACCCCAAAGTGGTTTTGCTTTTAAAAGGGGCTAATACCCTAATCGCTCATCAAGGGCAAGTTTTTATCAACATTTTAGGGAGCGTGGCTTTAGCCAAAGCAGGCAGTGGCGATGTGTTAGCGGGGCTTATTTTAAGCTTGCTTTCTCAAAATTACACGCCTTTAGACGCCGCAATTAATGCAAGTTTAGCGCACGCGCTAGCGAGTTTAGAATTTAAGAATAATTACGCTTTAACGCCCTTAGATTTGATAGAAAAGATCAAACGATTATAAAAGGATAAAAATGGATCATTTAACGCATTTGCAGCAATTGCAAAACATTGAAAGGATTGTGCTTTCAGGCATTGTGTTTGCCAATCATAAGATTGAAGAGGTTCATAGCGTTTTAGAGCCTAGCGATTTTTACTACCCGCCTAACGGCTTGTTTTTTGAAATCGCTTTAAAACTGCATGAAGAAAATTGCCCCATTGATGAGAATTTTATCCGTCAAAAAATGCCTAAAGACAAGCAAATCAAAGAAGAAGATCTGGTCGCTATTTTTGCAGCAAGCCCTATAGATAATATTGAAGCCTATGTTGAAGAGATTAAAAACGCTTCCATTAAACGAAAACTTTTTGGCTTGGCTAACACCATTAGAGAGCAAGCCTTAGAAAACGCGCAAAAATCCAGCGATATTTTAGGCGCTGTGGAGCGAGAAGTCTATGCGTTATTGAATGGCAGCACGATAGAGGGCTTTAGGAGCATTAAAGAAGTGCTTGAAAGCGCAATGGATCTTATTACAGAAAACCAAAGAAAGGGGAGTTTGGAAGTTACTGGCATACCGACTGGCTTTGTCCAGTTGGATAATTATACGAGCGGTTTTAATAAGGGGAGTTTAGTCATTATAGGGGCAAGGCCGTCTATGGGTAAAACCAGTTTGATGATGAACATGGTCTTAAGCGCGCTCAATGACGATAGGGGGGTAGCGGTTTTTAGTTTGGAAATGTCTGCAGAGCAACTCGCTTTAAGGGCGTTATCGGATCTCACTTCTATTAACATGCATGATTTAGAAAGCGGGAGGCTTGATGATGATCAATGGGAAAATTTAGCCAAATGCTACGATCACCTTTCTTGCAAAAAACTCTTTTTCTACGATAAAAGCTATGTGAGGATAGAGCAAATCCGCTTGCAACTGCGAAAGCTTAAATCCCAACACAAGGAATTGGGTATCGCTTTTATTGACTATTTGCAGCTCATGTCAGGGAGCAAAGCCACTAAAGAGCGCCATGAGCAAATCGCTGAAATTTCAAGGGAGCTTAAAACTTTAGCCAGAGAGTTAGAAATCCCTATCATAGCGTTAGTCCAACTCAACCGCAGCCTAGAAAATCGAGACGATAAACGGCCCATTCTTTCGGATATTAAAGACAGCGGGGGGATTGAACAAGACGCTGATATTGTTTTATTTTTATATAGAGGCTATATCTATCAAATGAGGGCTGAAGACAACAAAATAGACAAACTCAAAAAAGAAGGCAAAATTGAAGAGGCGCAAGAGTTGTGCCTAAAAGTTGATGAAGAAAGGCGTATCCACAAGCAAAATGGCAGTATTGAAGAGGCTGAAATCATCGTGGCTAAAAACAGGAATGGGGCTACAGGAACGGTTTATACGCGCTTTAACGCTCCTTTCACGCGCTATGAAGACATGCCCATAGATTCCCATTTAGAAGAGGGACAAGAAACTAAAGTGGATTATGATATAGTTACAACTTGAAAGACAAAACTTTTCAGGGGGCGTTTGAACTTCTTTCAACCCCCAAAGAATACCTGGTGTGTGGGGTGTTTTTAAGCCTTTTGTTGGCAATTAATCTTTATTTAGAATACTTGAATTACCAAAAGCTTGATTTTTCAAAACCGACAAGCCTGAACGCTCAAATCTTGTTGCAATACCCTAAAACTAAAGATCAAAAAACCTATTTTGTTTTAAAGCTCCAATCAAAGGGCATGATCTTTTATTCCACCATTAAAGAGCCTTTAAAAAACCTCCAATACCGCCATGCGCAATTTTTTGGCAAGTTCAAATTTTGTTCGTTCTTAGAGTCTCTAAAATCATGCTTTTTTCAAACCTATTCTTTTTCTTTAACACGAAAACAAGATTTCAAATCGCATTTGCGCCATTTCATTGACAGCGCTCATTCCAACGCTTTAGTGGGTAATTTGTATCGAGCGCTTTTTATAGGGGATAGCTTGAATAAGGATTTAAGAGACAGGGCTAATGCACTAGGGATCAACCACTTACTAGCCATTAGCGGATTCCATTTAGGGATTTTGAGTGCGAGCGTATATTTTCTTTTCTCTCTTTTTTATACCCCCTTACAAAAACGCTATTTCCCTTATAGGAACGCTTTTTATGATATAGGGGTTTTGGTGTGGGTTTTTTTGCTAGGGTATTTATTGCTACTAGATTTTTTACCCTCTTTTTTCAGGGCGTTTTTAATGGGCTTGTTAGGGTTTTTGGCATGCTTTTTTGGGGTAAGGCTTTTGAGTTTTAAACTTTTGATTTTAGCGTGCTGTATCGCTATAGCGTTACTCCCTAAATTGCTTTTTAGCGTGGGGTTTTTGCTTTCTGTTTGTGGGGTGTGGTATATCTTTTTATTTTTAAAACACACGGAAAATTTTTTTAAAACCTCTTCTTTTTTGATGCGATCGTTTCAGGTCATAAGCTTAAGCGCGCTAATTTTTTTGAACATGCTCATCATTGCGCATGCCTTTTTCCCTATGTTTTCGCCCTACCAGCTCTTTAGCATTCCTTTAGGCTTGATTTTTATCGTGTTTTTCCCTTTGAGTTTGTTCTTGCATGCTGTGGGTTTGGGGTCTTTGTTGGATCACCTTTTAAACATGCCTTTAACAATCCCTACGATTTCAATCTCTTCGCCTTTATGGCTTTTAGGGGTGCATTTATTTTTAACGATTTTAAGCGCGCGTTTTTTTAAAGTTTATTTAAGCATGAATGTTTTAAGCGCGGGCTTTTTCTTGTATTGTTGCTATCAATATATTATAATGCCTAGCTTAATTGTAGGTTAGAAAAGTCATTTTATTAGGGATCAAATCATTGCTTAAAAAAATCACGCATAAAATCAAAGCTTTAAGCGAATTGGTCGCTTTGGAGCATACGATATTTTCTAGCATGTTTTTACTCATGGCTATGGTCATAAGCTCCTATCAAAAAAATCAAACGCTCTTTTTTGGGTTAGAAACCTTAATCCTTTGTTTTTTAGCCTTATTAGGGGCAAGAAACTTCGCTATGGGGTTTAACCGCTTGGTGGATAGAGATATTGATAAGGATAACCCAAGGACGAAAAACCGCCCGAGCGTGGATGGCAGGATCAGTGCTAAAGGCATGGTCATTTTTAGCGCTTCAAACGCTCTTTTATTCGTGGGGGTGAGCTATTTCATTAACCCTTTAGCTTTCAAGCTTTCGTTACCTTTTTTAATCATTTTAGGAGGGTATTCGTATTTCAAGCGCTTTTCTTCTTTGGCGCATTTTATCGTGGGTTTGGCTTTGGGTTTGGCCCCCATTGCGGGAAGCGTGGCGGTTTTAGGGGATATTCCTTTATGGAATGTCTTTTTAGCTTTAGGGGTGATGCTATGGGTGGCTGGGTTTGATTTGCTCTATTCTTTACAGGATATGGAATTTGATAAAGAAAGGGGATTGTTTTCTGTTCCTAGCCAATTAGGGGAAAAGTGGTGCTTGAACCTTTCAAGGCTCTCACACCTTGTAGCGCTAATATGCTGGCTTTGTTTTGTGAAATATTATCATGGGGGGCTTTTTGCGTATTTAGGATTAGGGGTTTCAGCCTTGATTTTACTCTATGAGCAGATCTTAGTGGCTAGAGATTATAAAAACATTCCTAAAGCCTTTTTTGTGAGTAATGGCTATTTGGGGGTGGTGTTTTTTATTTTTATTGTCCTTGATGTGGGGTTTAAGCATGCATGAGTTGGTTTTAAGATCCCAAGCTTTAGGGTTTGAAACGCGCTTAGTCCAGTGCGATTTATCGTTCTCTTATGAAAGGTTTATCTCTAAAAGTAAACGCTCTTTAGCGGTGTTAGAAGAATTTGATTGGTTAAATTCTGGCTTTGATTTTTCACGCTTGAATGTTGAAAATGACACTCTGGAATTGCTCAAAGCGCTATATTTTAAATTAGAAAAATTAGAAAGCCTGCTTTTAAAAGAAAAATTACTTGAACTAGAGCAAAAGGATCGCATCACCGCTTTAGGGCATGGGTTAATTTGTATCAAAAAACAAAGCCTGATAGCGCCTCAAACTTACTACGGGCGTTGTGTGTTAGAGGGGAAAATCCTAGCCTTTTTTGGCGTGGCTAGGGATAAAAATTTTTTAGAAATCACTCGCATGCACGCCTTAGATATCAAGCGTTATGATTCTTTCATTGTTGATAGCGAAAGAAAAGGCTTGAAATTATGAACGGGAGCAATCATGTTATCTTCTAATGATTTGTTTATGGTCGTTTTGGGGGCGATTTTATTGGTGTTGGTGTGCTTGGTGGGGTATTTGTATCTTAAAGAAAAAGAGTTTTACCATAAAATGAGGCGTTTAGAAAAAACCTTAGATGAATCCTATCAAGAAAATTATATCCATTCTAAGCGTTTGAAAGAATTAGAGGGGCGTTTGGAAGGCATTTCTTTAGAAAAAAGCGCTAAAGAGGATAGCTCATTGAGAACGACCCTTTCACACCTTTATAACCAGTTGCAAGAAATCCAAAAATCCATGGATAAAGAGCACGATTATTTAGAAGAAAAAATCATTATTTTAGAAAACAAATTCAAAGACATGGGACATTATGCCGCTAGCGATGAAATCAACGAAAAACAGGTTTTGAAAATGTATCAAGAAGGCTATAGCGTGGATTCTATTTCTAAAGAATTTAAAGTGAGTAAGGGCGAGGTGGAATTTATATTGAACATGGCAGGGTTAAAATGGTAGCTTTAAGCAACGCTCTTTCAAGGGTTTTTGGATCTGTGGCTGGTTATAAATTCCCTTCTTTTATCCAAAAAGGCATCAACGCCCTTTATGTTAAGATCTTTAAAATTGATTTGAGCGAGTTTGAGCCTTTAGAAAATTATAAGAGTTTGAACGCTCTTTTCACGCGCTCTTTAAAAAAAGAACGCCCCTTTGACAAAGCCCCTAATATTTGCATTGCGCCTTGCGATGCTTTGATCACTGAATGCGCTTTTTTAGACAACGATAGTGCTTTACAAATTAAAGGCATGCCCTATAAAGTGCATGAATTAGTGGGCGAAATTAACCCCTTAAGCCCTTCTTTTTTCTATGTGAATTTTTACCTTTCGCCCAAAGATTACCACCACTACCACGCCCCTTGCGATTTAGAAATTTTAGAGGCTCGTTGCTTTGCGGGGAAATTACTGCCGGTCAATAAGCCCTCATTACACAAAAACAAAAATCTGTTTATAGGCAATGAAAGAGTCGTGCTTGTTGCAAAAGACATTCAAGGCAACAGGTTGTATTTTGTGGCGGTGGGAGCACTAAATGTGGGTAAAATGCGTTTTAATTTTGATAAGAATATCCAAACTAACGCTAAAGCCCATTTGACGCAAACCTACTCTTACAACCCTCCGATTAAGGTTAAAAAAGGGGATAATTTAGGGAATTTTGAAATGGGCTCTACGATCGTTTTATTCATTCAAAACACCGCTTTTAAAGATTTGAAAGAAAAAAGCGTGAAGTTTGGGGAAAGTATAGGGGAATTTCATGCCAACTGATAACGATTTAAAAACTTCTATTTTGGAATTGTTGCGCGATTTAGACGCGCTTTTAGTGGCTCATTTTTATCAAAAAGATGAGATTGTAGAGTTAGCCCATTATAC is a genomic window of Helicobacter pylori oki112 containing:
- a CDS encoding DUF6115 domain-containing protein, translated to MLSSNDLFMVVLGAILLVLVCLVGYLYLKEKEFYHKMRRLEKTLDESYQENYIHSKRLKELEGRLEGISLEKSAKEDSSLRTTLSHLYNQLQEIQKSMDKEHDYLEEKIIILENKFKDMGHYAASDEINEKQVLKMYQEGYSVDSISKEFKVSKGEVEFILNMAGLKW
- a CDS encoding phosphatidylserine decarboxylase, with the protein product MVALSNALSRVFGSVAGYKFPSFIQKGINALYVKIFKIDLSEFEPLENYKSLNALFTRSLKKERPFDKAPNICIAPCDALITECAFLDNDSALQIKGMPYKVHELVGEINPLSPSFFYVNFYLSPKDYHHYHAPCDLEILEARCFAGKLLPVNKPSLHKNKNLFIGNERVVLVAKDIQGNRLYFVAVGALNVGKMRFNFDKNIQTNAKAHLTQTYSYNPPIKVKKGDNLGNFEMGSTIVLFIQNTAFKDLKEKSVKFGESIGEFHAN
- a CDS encoding ComEC/Rec2 family competence protein, whose product is MKDKTFQGAFELLSTPKEYLVCGVFLSLLLAINLYLEYLNYQKLDFSKPTSLNAQILLQYPKTKDQKTYFVLKLQSKGMIFYSTIKEPLKNLQYRHAQFFGKFKFCSFLESLKSCFFQTYSFSLTRKQDFKSHLRHFIDSAHSNALVGNLYRALFIGDSLNKDLRDRANALGINHLLAISGFHLGILSASVYFLFSLFYTPLQKRYFPYRNAFYDIGVLVWVFLLGYLLLLDFLPSFFRAFLMGLLGFLACFFGVRLLSFKLLILACCIAIALLPKLLFSVGFLLSVCGVWYIFLFLKHTENFFKTSSFLMRSFQVISLSALIFLNMLIIAHAFFPMFSPYQLFSIPLGLIFIVFFPLSLFLHAVGLGSLLDHLLNMPLTIPTISISSPLWLLGVHLFLTILSARFFKVYLSMNVLSAGFFLYCCYQYIIMPSLIVG
- a CDS encoding DNA methyltransferase, which produces MKTNEAQFYEVLENLFIGVKIEDKQESLLDPTPRAVKNGMLNLLKAKSQYYQRKKQELEKLIDCKCQNNNDLKEELFDKLYSFFKRYLSANGGIYFNDTPLYDSLYTKSDYEKCSLKKDTALFYKTKDLYYVKSETNYKDFCFELENIIFNFDTSSLESKKNNEKIDLVFTLKDTDTKTNTLNFSVTLSSQGNQTKISEILKGCFNQGVKLDEEVLKKAFIKFKKQGSMDYFIHKNALGFLKEQLDLYLFEYLFKEMTEFDAKRLNEINTIKEVALKVILLVSEFENELCKIWNKPRFVLNSHFIVSLDQLKAKNYNLDKITNHKNYPKQVQEWQDSNLKTTDNLLENEFLPIDTIYFKDLEEEVKSLFNEDEINGTLIKSENYQALNSLKNRYKETIDCIYIDPPYNTQNNEFIYADNFKRSSWLSMMENRLELAHSLLNDKGVMFVSIDDNEQAYLKTLMDEVFNGGVITL
- a CDS encoding replicative DNA helicase; the encoded protein is MDHLTHLQQLQNIERIVLSGIVFANHKIEEVHSVLEPSDFYYPPNGLFFEIALKLHEENCPIDENFIRQKMPKDKQIKEEDLVAIFAASPIDNIEAYVEEIKNASIKRKLFGLANTIREQALENAQKSSDILGAVEREVYALLNGSTIEGFRSIKEVLESAMDLITENQRKGSLEVTGIPTGFVQLDNYTSGFNKGSLVIIGARPSMGKTSLMMNMVLSALNDDRGVAVFSLEMSAEQLALRALSDLTSINMHDLESGRLDDDQWENLAKCYDHLSCKKLFFYDKSYVRIEQIRLQLRKLKSQHKELGIAFIDYLQLMSGSKATKERHEQIAEISRELKTLARELEIPIIALVQLNRSLENRDDKRPILSDIKDSGGIEQDADIVLFLYRGYIYQMRAEDNKIDKLKKEGKIEEAQELCLKVDEERRIHKQNGSIEEAEIIVAKNRNGATGTVYTRFNAPFTRYEDMPIDSHLEEGQETKVDYDIVTT
- the mqnP gene encoding menaquinone biosynthesis prenyltransferase MqnP, with amino-acid sequence MVALEHTIFSSMFLLMAMVISSYQKNQTLFFGLETLILCFLALLGARNFAMGFNRLVDRDIDKDNPRTKNRPSVDGRISAKGMVIFSASNALLFVGVSYFINPLAFKLSLPFLIILGGYSYFKRFSSLAHFIVGLALGLAPIAGSVAVLGDIPLWNVFLALGVMLWVAGFDLLYSLQDMEFDKERGLFSVPSQLGEKWCLNLSRLSHLVALICWLCFVKYYHGGLFAYLGLGVSALILLYEQILVARDYKNIPKAFFVSNGYLGVVFFIFIVLDVGFKHA
- a CDS encoding bifunctional ADP-dependent NAD(P)H-hydrate dehydratase/NAD(P)H-hydrate epimerase, producing MLSVYEKVNALDKRAIEELFLSEDILMENAAMALERAVLQNASLGAKVIILCGSGDNGGDGYALARRLVGRFKTLVFEMKPAKSPMCQLQQERAKKVGVVIKAYEENALNQNLECDVLIDCVVGSAFKGELEPFLDFESLSQKARFKIACDIPSGIDSKGRVDKKAFKADLTISMGAIKSCLLSDRAKDHIGELKVGHLGVFNQTYEIPTDTFLLEKSDLKLPLRDKKNAHKGNYGQAHILLGKHSGAGLLSALSALSFGSGVVSVQALECEITSSNKPLELVFCENFPSPLSAFALGMGLEGFPKDFNKWLELAPCVLDAGVFYHKEVLQALEKEVVLTPHPKEFLSLLKLVGINISMLELLDNKLEIARDFSQKYPKVVLLLKGANTLIAHQGQVFINILGSVALAKAGSGDVLAGLILSLLSQNYTPLDAAINASLAHALASLEFKNNYALTPLDLIEKIKRL
- the crdS gene encoding copper-sensing histidine kinase CrdS, whose amino-acid sequence is MRGWAIALTHYEKKSLKLFLGTYLGSSFVLMLVISVLAFNYEKNEKIKMIRMDMDKMASKIANEVIALHMQTHGDYQNALNALISRYKDASIALFDSKKRVLYSNIPESADLIKTHKEAGFFSFKGEYYLFSDETFAHLGVAKMLFKNSKPLHFFSLYRNIVLVFVVAFLCVIGVSVFLGRLFLKPIRNEITRIDHFLKNTTHELNTPMSALVLSLKTLEDNQQHRRIKIAIQRMSFLYRSLSYLVMQDIERESLMLLDLKALITKENTLFSEMIDYHKLEFKSDLVGVEFKAKEQDFISLYSNLLMNAIKYSVMHGYIHIELTHAFLKVKNLGYEIPKDKIAELSVRYARFNSSVLGYGIGLDLVKKVCEKYKMRLEIHSEPSSKGSFYENSFCVQFQG
- the crdR gene encoding copper response regulator transcription factor CrdR; its protein translation is MQKKIFLLEDDYLLSESVKEFLEHLGYEVFCAFNGKEAYERLSVERFNLLLLDVQVPEMNSLELFKRIKNDFLISTPVIFITALQDNATLKNAFNLGASDYLKKPFDLDELEARIKRFFNDEPIEIMPNIFYHQNCLSIRGKKEILSPKTAQLLEYFLEHKGQIISSQALENNLWEQAIDDSTLRTYIKVLRKLLGKNCIETHKGVGYRFNPL